The Armatimonadota bacterium nucleotide sequence GTCCAGCGTGCAGGCGCCCGCACGCCTCCAGACTGGCTAGGGGTCTGAGGCCTCGTCCTGCGGGTATGGTCCCGACGACCGGCCGCGCAGTGGTCCTCGTGCTGGACAGCGCGGGCGTGGGCGGGGCGCCGGACGCCGCCGCCTACGGGGACGAGGGGAGCGCCACGCTGCCCCACGTTGCCGAGGTCGCCGGTCCGCTCCGCCTGCCCCACCTGGAGCGCCTGGGGCTGGGGCGCATCGTGCCGCTGCGCGGTGTGGCCCCGGTGCCGCACCCCGCCGCCGCCTTCGGCCGGCTGCAGGAGCGCTCCGCCGGGAAGGACTCCACCACCGGCCACTGGGAGCTCATGGGGGTGATCCTGGAGCGCCCCTTCCCCACCTATCCCGACGGCTTCCCGGCCGAGGTCATCCGCGCCGTCGAGGCGGCCATCGGCCGTCCGGTGCTGGGCAACCGGCCGGCCTCCGGCACGGCCATCATCGAGGAGCTCGGCGCCGAGCACCTGCGCACCGGGGCGCCCATCGTCTACACTTCCGCCGACAGCGTCTTCCAGATCGCCGCCCACGAGGACATCGTCCCGGTGGAGACGCTCTACCGGTGGTGCGAGGTGGCCCGCGGAATCCTGCAGGGGCCGCATACCGTCAGCCGAGTGATCGCGCGCCCCTTCGTCGGGACCCCGGGCGCCTTCCGCCGCACCGATCGGCGGCGGGACTTCTCCCTGGCGCCGGTGGCGCCCACGGTGCTCGACGCCCTGGCCGCGCGCGGGGTCCCGGTGTGGGCGGTGGGCAAGGTGTGGGACCTCTTCGCCGGGCGCGGCATCACCCGGCACGTCCCCACCCACGACGACCTGGACGGCCTGGCCCGCCTGGCCGAGGCGCTCCGCTCGCTGGAGGCGGGCTGCTGCGTCGCCAACGTCGTCGACCTCGACACCCTCTACGGGCACCGCAACGACCCCGAGGGGTACGCCCGGCAGCTGGAGCGCATCGACGCCGCCCTCGGCCCGGTCCTGGCGGCGCTGCGGCCGGGGGACCTCTTCATCCTGACGGCCGACCACGGCAACGACCCCACCACACCCTCCACCGACCACTCCCGCGAGCTGGTGCCGGTGCTGGCGGTGGGGCCGGGGCTGCCGGCAGGGACCGATCTCGGCGTGCGCCGAACGTTTGCGGACGTGGCTGCCACCGTCGCCCGCCACCTGGGCGTGCCGTGGGACGGGCCGGGGGAACCCTTCAGCGAGGAGGGACGGCGATGAGCGCACGGGAGTGGCCGGCATGGGCGCCGCGCGTCGAGGAGGCGGTGCGCGGCGTGCGCGGCCGCAGCCGCACACAGCCCGCCCTGGCCATCATCCTCGGCTCGGGGCTCGGCGCGCTGGCCGACGTGATCGAGCGCGAGGCCACCATCCCCTACGCCGACATCCCCCACTTCCCGCGCAGCACCGTGGCCGGCCACAGCGGCCACCTGGTGCTGGGGACGCTGGAGGGGAAGCGCGTCGTGGCCATGCAGGGGCGCGTCCACTACTACGAAGGGTACACCATGGGCGAGGTGATCTTCCCCGTCCGGGTGATGCGCGCGCTCGGCGCCGGCACGCTGCTGGTGAGCAACGCGGCGGGCGGGCTCAACCGGCAATGGGCGGCGGGGGACCTCATGGTCATCACCGACCACATCAACGCCATGGGCACGAACCCGCTCATCGGTCCCCACGAGGAGGCGTTCGGCCCGCGCTTCCCCGACCTCTCCCGACCCTACGACCCGGCGCTGGTGCAGCTGGCCGAGCGCGCGGCCGTGGAGGAGCAGATCCTGCTGCGCCGCGGCGTGTACGTGGCGGTCTCCGGGCCGTCCTACGAGACGCCGGCGGAACTGCGCATGCTGGCCCGGTGGGGCGCCGACGCCGTGGGGATGTCCACGGTGCCCGAGGTCATCGCGGCCCGACAGATGGGCATGCGGGTGCTGGGCCTGACCGCCATCACCGACATGGCCACGGGGGAGGTGGTGGAACCGGTGACCCACGAGCAGGTCATCGCCGTGGCCCGGGAGGTGGAGCCGAAGTTCATCCGCCTGGTCCGCCGGATCGTGCGGGAGATGCCGCTCTGAGCTCCCTGACCGCGCGCGGTCGGGCCGCCGACCATCGGGCCGCGGTGCGCCCGCGCCCGCACCCCGGGCACGGGCACACGCCCTTCCCGCCGGACTTCACCGCCGACCTGCAGGCGCCGCGACAGTGGCCCGACCTCGCCGGCACCGCCTGGCGCGCGCCCCACCTGGTGGCGCCCACCTTCGGGGACCTGTGGCGCCTGGTGGACGCGCTGGTGGGCGCCCCGCCGCAGCGGGTGCTGGACGCGGGGTGCGGGACGGGGCAGTTCGCCCTGGAGCTGGCGCGCCGCGGCCACCACGTGGTGGGGATCGACCGGGACCGCGCGCGCATCGCCGTGGCCCGCCGGACGGCGGCCGCCGACCCCCAGGCGGTGCGGCGCGGCCCGCTGACCTACGCGGCGGGCGACCTGGCCGCCCTGCGCCTGGAGGCGCTGCGCGTGCAGGCCCCCTTCGACGTCGTGCTCTGCTGCCGCGTCCTGCACCACGTCCCGGACCTGGACGCGGCGCTCCGGGCCATCGCGCGGGTGCTGCGGCCCGGGGGGCGGCTGGTGGCGCTGGAGTTCGCCTACGACCGCTTCGACCGGCGCTGCGCCGCCTGGCTCTACCAGATGCGGCGGGCGGCGCAGCTGGCCGGTCTGCTCCCGCCGCCCTTCCCCCCGGACGGCTCGCCGGCTGAGGCGGTGGCCCGCCTCCAGCAGGAGTGGATGGCGAGGTACGCCGGCAGGATGCGGCTGCACCCCTGGCCCCGGGTGCACCGGGCGCTCCGGTCCCGCTTCCGGCAGGAGCACCTGGCCTGGCACCCCTATCTGCACTGGCGCCTGATCGAGCCCCTCGAGGGCGGCCCGGCCAGGGCGGAGACGGAGGCGGCCTTTGCGCGCTTCGTCGCCGACACGGAGCGCTACCTGGTGGAGGCGGGGGACCTGCCCGGCCTGCTCTGCGCGTACGTGGGCCGACCGCTCCTCCGCCGCACCCCTCGGCCGGTCGCCGACCGCGTCCGCTCCCTCCGCCTGCGGCGGTGCCGCCCTGGTGCCGGCGACGCCGCCCGCCCCTGAGGGATGCGCGCCTACGACCTGATCCTGCGCAAGCGCAACGGCGGGACCCTCGCGCCCGAGGAGATCGAGGCCCTCCTCCAGGGGTTCCTGCGCGGCGAGGTCCCCGACTACCAGATGAGCGCCTTCCTCATGGCCGTCTACTTCCAGGGGATGACGCCGGAGGAGACCGCCGCGCTCACCATGGCCATGGTGCGCTCGGGCGAGGTGGTGGACCTCCGGGAGATCCCCGGAGTGAAGGTGGACAAGCACAGCACCGGCGGGGTGGGGGACAAGACCTCCCTGGTGCTGGTGCCGCTCGTCGCCGCGGCCGGCGTCCTGGTGCCCAAGCTCTCCGGCCGCAGCCTCGGCCACACCGGCGGCACCCTGGACAAGCTCGAGGCCATCCCCGGCCTGTCGACGGCGCTCTCGCGGGAGGCGTTCGTGCGCCAGGTCGTGCAGGTGGGCTGCGCCATCGCCGGCCAGACCGCCGACCTGGTCCCCGCCGACAAGCGCCTGTACGCGCTGCGCGACGTCACCGCCACGGTGGACAGCGTGCCGCTCATCGCCTCCAGCGTGATGAGCAAGAAGATCGCCGGCGGGGCCGAGGCTATCGTCCTCGACGTGAAAACCGGCTCGGGCGCCTTCATGAAGACGGTGGACGGCGCGCGGGCGCTCGCCGAGGCCATGGTGGCCATCGGGGCGCAGGTGGGGCGCCGGACGGTGGCGGTGATCAGCGACATGGACCAGCCGCTGGGGCGGGCCGTGGGCAACGCCGTCGAGGTGGAGGAGGCGATCGCCACGCTGCGCGACGAGGGGCCGCCGGACCTCACCGAGCTGTGCCTGACGCTGGGGGCCGAGATGCTCGTGCTGGGCGGTGCCGCGCCGGACCGCCAGGCAGCCCGCGCGCGGCTGGAAGCCCGCCTGCGCGACGGGTCGGCCCTCGACCGCTTCCGCCGCATGGTCGAGGCGCAGGGTGGGGATCCCCGGGTGGTGGACGACCCCACGCGCCTGCCTCAGGCCGCCCTCCTGCTACCGGTGGAGGCCCCCCACGGTGGTGTGGTGGCCGCGATCGACGCGGAGGCGGTGGGCCTGGCGGCCATGGCGCTGGGGGCGGGGCGGGCCCGGCAGGAAGACGCCATCGACCCGGCGGTGGGCGTGCGCCTGCAGCGCAAGGTGGGGGAGCACGTGGCGGCCGGCGACGCCCTGGCCACGGTCCTGGCCAACGACGCCGCGCGGGCGCCGGCGGCGCGGCGGCGTCTGCTGGCGGCGTACCGCATCGCCGACGCGGCCCCGCCGGCGCGTCCGCTCATCCACGGCCGCGTCGAAGCGCCGCCCCGCCCGTGAGGCCCTGCCCCCCGCCGCGGTTCCGGACCGGCCGTCCCCGGCCGCGGCGCCGGTCGTGAAGCTCCTCATCCCCGACCCGTCGCTGGTGGTGCTGTGCGGCCCGGCGGGCAGCGGCAAGTCCACCTTCGCCCGCCGCCACTTCCGCCCCACCCAGATCGTCTCCTCCGACGCCTGCCGGGCCATGATCGCCGACGACGAGGCGGACATCTCGGTCTCGCGCGAGGCCTTCGAGCTCTTCCACTTCATCATCGACCTGCGGTTGCGCCACTGCCGGCTGACGGTGGCGGACAGCACCGCGCTGCGTGCGGAGGCCCGCCGCGACCTCCTGCGCCTGGCCCGCCGCCACCAGGTGCCGGCGGTGCTGGTGGTCTTCGACGTCAGCGAGGAGCGGGCGTATGCCCTGGACACCCGGCGGGAGCGCCGGGTGGGGCGGGCGGTGATCCGCCGGCAGTGGGAGGCGCTGCAGCGGGCGCTGATGACCATCCCCCAGGAGGGGTTCGACCAGGTCTACGTGCTGGGCGAAGACGACGTCACCTCGGCCACCGTCGAGGTGGTCGCGGAGGCGTCGCAGCGGGGGAAAGCCGAGCCGGGAGAGAAGTAAGGCGCAGGCAGCGGACGGCGCCCTGCTCCGTGCTGATCGTGCGCTGATCGCGCGGCCGGGTGCAAAGACGAGGAGACAGGAGGCCGGCGTGGCGATCGAACGTGTCGGGGTGGTGGGGTGCGGCCTGATGGGCTCGGGGATCGCCGAGACGTGCGCCCGGGCGGGGTACCGGGTGGTGGTGCGCGAGGTCTCCGCGGACCTGCTGGCGCGAGGGCTGGCGCGCATCGACGCCTCGCTGGGCCGGGCGGTGGAACGCGGCAAGCTCGACCAGGCCGCCGCCCGGGCCGCCCGGGAACGCATCCGCGGCACGGTGGACCTGGCCGACCTGCGGGAGTGCGACCTCGTCATCGAGGCGGTGGTCGAGCTGATGGCCGAGAAGAAGGCGGTCTTCGGCGAGCTCGACCGCCTCTGCCCGCCGCACACCTGGTTCGCCTCCAACACCTCCTCGCTCTCCATCACCGAGATGGCGGCGGCCACCGGGCGCCCGGAGCGGGTGGTGGGGATGCACTTCTTCAACCCGGTGCCGGTGATGCCGCTGGTGGAGGTCGTGCGCGGCCTGCGCACCGCCGAGGCGACGGTGGAGGCGGCGAAGGCCTTCGCGGCCACCCTGGGCAAGCGGGTGGTGGTGGTGAAGGACTCCCCCGGCTTCATCGTCAACCGGCTGCTGGTGCCCTACCTGCTGGACGCGGTGCGGGCGCTGGAGCTGGGGGTGGCCTCGCGTGAGGACATCGACACCGCGGTCACCCTGGGCCTCAACCACCCCATGGGCCCGCTCACCCTGCTGGACTTCGTCGGGCTGGACACCACCTACTACATCGCCCAGGCCATGTACGAGGAGTTCAGGGACCCCCGCTACGCGCCGCCGCCGCTGCTCAGGCGGATGGTCCTGGCCGGCTACCTGGGGCGGAAGACCGGACGGGGGTTCTACGAGTACGAGCCGCCACCCGGCGGGACAGGATGAACCGGTCGGCCCAGGGGTGCGTGCCGGTGGGCAGGCCGGTCAGGGCATCGCCGCCTCGCCGCCGGCGCGGGTCCGGCGCCGCCGGCCGCCGCGGATGGCGTTGGCCACGTCCTCGGCCACGACCAGGATCCCGCGCTGCCGCCCCTCGCCGCCGCGCCCGATGAGCGCGTAGGGCACGTTGTGGTTGCGAAGCCAGTTCAGCGTGCGCGCCACATCGCTCTCGTTACGGGGATCGAGGCCGGCCTTGGTCATCAGTTCGTTGAGTCCGATGATCTGTCCCCACGCGTCGTTCATCCTCCACCTCCCGTAGCGACGTCAGCCCCCCCGGGCTGCTGACCGTGCCATGGCGTTCGGATGGTGGCCGGAGGGCGCTCAGAGCGCCCTGGAAGCCGGATTTGGCACTGTTCCTAAGATACCACGACCGGCCGATCCGGCGCGTCCCCGGGGCGGAAGAGGACGGGGGTGAGCGGGGCATCGGCCCCGGCGTAGGCCGCCGCAACGCGCTCACGCAGCGCGTCGCGCTCGCTGTCGTCGCCCACCAGGAGGCAGTGCTCGTCGGGGATGGCCATCACCGGCCGGGCGATCTCCGCGGGGACGATCAGGTCCGGGACCAGGAGGCGCGCGGCGTCGAACCCGTCGAGGTGGTCGTACGTCCGCTGTGGGCCGCCGATCTCCTCGAGGACGTGCCGGGTGCGGCGGCGCAGGTTCTCCAGGGCCAGGGTGTGCAGGTCGTCGGCGCCCATCCCCCAGGCTTCGGTCATGGCGGCCGTGACGTAGGTGACCTGATGGAGGCTCTCCACCACGTACAGGACGACCAGCCCCGCGGGGAAGGGCCGCGTCACCGGATGGTACGCCGGCGGGTAGCGGCGCAGCGTCTCCGCCACGGCGGCCGGCTTGAGCAGCGGCAGGAGGCGATCGCGCACCAGGGCGAGGGGGGCGGGCCGCGGCGGAGGGAGCGTGGCGCGGACGCGGTC carries:
- a CDS encoding class I SAM-dependent methyltransferase, whose product is MRPRPHPGHGHTPFPPDFTADLQAPRQWPDLAGTAWRAPHLVAPTFGDLWRLVDALVGAPPQRVLDAGCGTGQFALELARRGHHVVGIDRDRARIAVARRTAAADPQAVRRGPLTYAAGDLAALRLEALRVQAPFDVVLCCRVLHHVPDLDAALRAIARVLRPGGRLVALEFAYDRFDRRCAAWLYQMRRAAQLAGLLPPPFPPDGSPAEAVARLQQEWMARYAGRMRLHPWPRVHRALRSRFRQEHLAWHPYLHWRLIEPLEGGPARAETEAAFARFVADTERYLVEAGDLPGLLCAYVGRPLLRRTPRPVADRVRSLRLRRCRPGAGDAARP
- a CDS encoding AAA family ATPase is translated as MKLLIPDPSLVVLCGPAGSGKSTFARRHFRPTQIVSSDACRAMIADDEADISVSREAFELFHFIIDLRLRHCRLTVADSTALRAEARRDLLRLARRHQVPAVLVVFDVSEERAYALDTRRERRVGRAVIRRQWEALQRALMTIPQEGFDQVYVLGEDDVTSATVEVVAEASQRGKAEPGEK
- a CDS encoding phosphopentomutase, translated to MVPTTGRAVVLVLDSAGVGGAPDAAAYGDEGSATLPHVAEVAGPLRLPHLERLGLGRIVPLRGVAPVPHPAAAFGRLQERSAGKDSTTGHWELMGVILERPFPTYPDGFPAEVIRAVEAAIGRPVLGNRPASGTAIIEELGAEHLRTGAPIVYTSADSVFQIAAHEDIVPVETLYRWCEVARGILQGPHTVSRVIARPFVGTPGAFRRTDRRRDFSLAPVAPTVLDALAARGVPVWAVGKVWDLFAGRGITRHVPTHDDLDGLARLAEALRSLEAGCCVANVVDLDTLYGHRNDPEGYARQLERIDAALGPVLAALRPGDLFILTADHGNDPTTPSTDHSRELVPVLAVGPGLPAGTDLGVRRTFADVAATVARHLGVPWDGPGEPFSEEGRR
- a CDS encoding pyrimidine-nucleoside phosphorylase — protein: MRAYDLILRKRNGGTLAPEEIEALLQGFLRGEVPDYQMSAFLMAVYFQGMTPEETAALTMAMVRSGEVVDLREIPGVKVDKHSTGGVGDKTSLVLVPLVAAAGVLVPKLSGRSLGHTGGTLDKLEAIPGLSTALSREAFVRQVVQVGCAIAGQTADLVPADKRLYALRDVTATVDSVPLIASSVMSKKIAGGAEAIVLDVKTGSGAFMKTVDGARALAEAMVAIGAQVGRRTVAVISDMDQPLGRAVGNAVEVEEAIATLRDEGPPDLTELCLTLGAEMLVLGGAAPDRQAARARLEARLRDGSALDRFRRMVEAQGGDPRVVDDPTRLPQAALLLPVEAPHGGVVAAIDAEAVGLAAMALGAGRARQEDAIDPAVGVRLQRKVGEHVAAGDALATVLANDAARAPAARRRLLAAYRIADAAPPARPLIHGRVEAPPRP
- a CDS encoding purine-nucleoside phosphorylase; the encoded protein is MSAREWPAWAPRVEEAVRGVRGRSRTQPALAIILGSGLGALADVIEREATIPYADIPHFPRSTVAGHSGHLVLGTLEGKRVVAMQGRVHYYEGYTMGEVIFPVRVMRALGAGTLLVSNAAGGLNRQWAAGDLMVITDHINAMGTNPLIGPHEEAFGPRFPDLSRPYDPALVQLAERAAVEEQILLRRGVYVAVSGPSYETPAELRMLARWGADAVGMSTVPEVIAARQMGMRVLGLTAITDMATGEVVEPVTHEQVIAVAREVEPKFIRLVRRIVREMPL
- a CDS encoding 3-hydroxybutyryl-CoA dehydrogenase, with translation MAIERVGVVGCGLMGSGIAETCARAGYRVVVREVSADLLARGLARIDASLGRAVERGKLDQAAARAARERIRGTVDLADLRECDLVIEAVVELMAEKKAVFGELDRLCPPHTWFASNTSSLSITEMAAATGRPERVVGMHFFNPVPVMPLVEVVRGLRTAEATVEAAKAFAATLGKRVVVVKDSPGFIVNRLLVPYLLDAVRALELGVASREDIDTAVTLGLNHPMGPLTLLDFVGLDTTYYIAQAMYEEFRDPRYAPPPLLRRMVLAGYLGRKTGRGFYEYEPPPGGTG